In Cyanobacteria bacterium FACHB-DQ100, a genomic segment contains:
- a CDS encoding NHL repeat-containing protein, which translates to MSISVNETAPIVPKVRLTHKTILQEPKRKETWKVQAITMLRSAALPIAGAAVMNIAFLQTAMALSYNSTGTPFTNTGLGLPTGIAVDSSGNVFVSNFDTATISKYTSNGTPSATFGSGASFAGIAISNDGSVLVTDTTNNKVLKYSSDGTTSAVFTSLDLANPFGIAVDSSGNVFVTNTSDVTKDVRKYSSNGTSLGIFANTTSGLSSPFGIAVDSSGNVFIGDIDTSKVLKYSNTGTLLQALTVGLLPNSIAIDSSGDILVADSAGDVVVRYDSTGVERQRLSGLTAPSALAIDRSNNLLVASFNENTPVITRFAGSLEPITPVPFGFSPLWALLPASIRCIIKRLQKRK; encoded by the coding sequence ATGAGTATCAGTGTGAATGAAACCGCCCCGATCGTGCCAAAAGTACGATTAACGCATAAGACAATTCTGCAAGAGCCGAAGCGCAAGGAAACGTGGAAAGTTCAAGCGATCACAATGCTTCGGAGTGCCGCTTTGCCGATCGCGGGTGCCGCAGTCATGAATATTGCTTTTTTACAGACTGCAATGGCATTGTCCTATAACTCTACTGGAACACCATTTACTAATACGGGATTGGGGCTTCCAACGGGAATAGCAGTCGATAGCAGTGGCAATGTCTTTGTCTCGAATTTCGATACCGCTACTATATCAAAATATACTAGCAACGGCACTCCATCAGCGACATTTGGATCAGGTGCAAGCTTCGCTGGTATCGCGATCTCCAACGATGGAAGCGTCTTGGTTACGGACACAACCAACAATAAGGTACTGAAATATAGTAGCGATGGTACTACGTCAGCAGTGTTTACCTCATTGGACTTGGCTAATCCCTTTGGTATTGCGGTGGATAGCAGTGGAAATGTTTTTGTCACGAATACTAGCGATGTTACAAAAGATGTAAGGAAGTACAGTAGCAATGGTACCTCGCTTGGAATATTTGCTAATACAACATCGGGCTTGAGTAGCCCATTTGGCATTGCGGTTGACAGCAGCGGCAATGTTTTTATCGGCGATATTGATACCAGCAAAGTACTAAAATATAGCAATACAGGTACCCTATTACAAGCGCTTACGGTGGGTTTGCTCCCAAATAGTATCGCGATCGATAGCAGTGGTGATATTTTGGTGGCAGATAGCGCTGGCGACGTTGTAGTTCGTTATGACAGCACTGGTGTCGAGCGTCAGAGACTTAGTGGACTCACTGCTCCCTCTGCACTGGCAATCGATCGTAGTAACAATCTTTTGGTTGCAAGTTTTAATGAAAACACCCCTGTTATCACCCGTTTCGCTGGATCTTTAGAACCGATTACTCCTGTACCGTTTGGTTTTTCGCCGCTTTGGGCGCTGTTGCCAGCTAGTATTCGCTGCATCATCAAGCGATTGCAAAAGCGAAAGTAA
- the xylB gene encoding xylulokinase — MADVVIGLDLGTGGVRAIAVDLHGQLIAQTTKSYPLFTPQPGWTEQNPADWVEASLEALSDIAQQLGENRAIALGLSGQMHGMVPLDAEGQVIRPAILWNDQRTGKAVGEIEAAISRQELIQRTGNPAITGFQLPKLIWLRTQEPQAYAQVRQILLPKDYLGYVLTGAAATEPSDASGTGCLNLANRQWDIDILNALEINSAWFPPVVESTAIAGRLKPAIATRVGLPDGLPIVAGGGDNAATAIGLGISASNLNRGSLSIGTSGVIFAPLERPIPDPEGRVHLFCHADGGYHLLGVTLAAGGSLRWYRDTIAPQIAFADLMQLAESSQPGARGVLFLPHLAGERSPHLDSETRGAWVNLALAHSQADLIRAVLEGVAFSLREALDVIHEITPMQQLLATGGGARSSVWLKILADVLQTELIAPKAEEGAAYGAAILAMVGVGAYSNLEAAFKILPQAEDVVQPQKNLMYEPVFQKYKQLYEALKAVR; from the coding sequence TTGGCTGACGTAGTAATAGGTCTAGATCTGGGGACAGGAGGGGTGCGAGCGATCGCGGTTGATCTGCATGGGCAACTTATTGCTCAGACAACAAAAAGTTATCCCCTGTTCACGCCACAACCTGGTTGGACGGAGCAAAATCCGGCAGATTGGGTAGAAGCTAGTTTGGAGGCTTTATCAGACATCGCTCAACAGCTTGGTGAAAACCGTGCGATCGCCCTGGGCTTGTCGGGACAAATGCACGGTATGGTTCCACTTGATGCAGAAGGTCAGGTGATCAGACCCGCAATTTTATGGAATGACCAACGGACTGGAAAGGCGGTGGGAGAGATCGAAGCTGCAATTTCTCGCCAAGAACTGATTCAACGAACTGGCAATCCTGCGATCACAGGATTTCAGCTTCCAAAGCTCATCTGGTTGCGAACGCAAGAGCCACAAGCCTATGCCCAAGTTCGGCAAATCTTGCTGCCCAAGGATTATTTGGGCTATGTATTGACTGGAGCAGCCGCTACAGAACCCTCCGATGCTTCAGGAACAGGCTGTTTGAACTTAGCGAATCGACAGTGGGACATCGATATTCTGAATGCGCTTGAGATTAATTCAGCATGGTTTCCACCTGTAGTGGAGTCCACCGCAATCGCTGGACGCTTGAAACCAGCGATCGCAACACGCGTGGGGCTACCAGACGGATTACCAATCGTTGCTGGAGGAGGTGATAATGCAGCCACCGCAATTGGGTTGGGAATTTCAGCCAGTAATCTGAATCGAGGTAGTCTGAGTATCGGTACGTCGGGCGTGATTTTTGCTCCTCTGGAGCGTCCCATCCCTGATCCAGAGGGGCGAGTGCATTTGTTTTGTCATGCTGATGGCGGCTATCACTTGTTGGGTGTGACGCTAGCGGCAGGTGGCTCGTTGCGCTGGTATCGAGACACGATCGCTCCCCAGATTGCCTTCGCGGATCTGATGCAGTTGGCGGAAAGTTCACAGCCTGGTGCTCGTGGTGTTTTATTTCTGCCTCACCTTGCGGGAGAACGCAGCCCTCATCTTGATTCAGAAACTCGCGGAGCCTGGGTAAATCTAGCCTTAGCACATTCGCAAGCTGATCTGATCCGGGCTGTACTGGAAGGTGTGGCATTCAGTCTAAGAGAAGCCTTAGATGTGATTCACGAAATAACTCCCATGCAGCAACTCTTGGCAACGGGAGGAGGGGCACGATCGAGCGTTTGGTTGAAGATCCTGGCAGATGTGTTGCAAACAGAATTGATTGCGCCCAAGGCTGAAGAAGGTGCTGCTTATGGAGCCGCAATTCTAGCAATGGTAGGAGTTGGGGCATATTCCAATTTAGAAGCTGCATTCAAGATCCTGCCCCAGGCTGAAGACGTTGTACAGCCCCAGAAAAATCTAATGTATGAGCCTGTGTTTCAAAAATATAAACAATTATATGAAGCCCTGAAAGCAGTGCGTTGA
- a CDS encoding sugar-binding transcriptional regulator: MEETFLERRDRKLDLAAHAAWLYYIGGNTQEEVANKLNVSRQAAQRLVALAVSEKLIKFRLDHPLRECIELAESLREKFQLSLCEVVPSDDRNVDRFNGIGVCAANYLESYLLAKAPTILAFSSGRTLRAMVEQIPAMNQPQHKIISIIGNLSHYGRAGRHEVVMHLSDRVGSQAYPVPTPVVATSIEERQLLQTQRSFITVKTLAEQAKATFVGISHLAWNAPLHQDGFINDEEVAKLIELGAVGEIAGWAYNRDGVLLQEGINSRVASVPLQQPAQRLVIGVAGSEKKAEAILAAMRGKLITGLVTDKAVAEAILAKV; this comes from the coding sequence ATGGAAGAAACTTTTCTTGAGCGGCGCGATCGTAAACTGGATCTCGCGGCTCATGCAGCTTGGCTCTATTACATTGGTGGCAATACTCAGGAAGAGGTTGCCAATAAACTCAATGTCTCCCGTCAGGCAGCTCAACGCCTAGTGGCATTGGCTGTTAGCGAAAAACTGATCAAGTTTCGCCTTGATCATCCTTTAAGAGAATGTATAGAGCTAGCTGAATCATTACGGGAAAAATTTCAATTGTCCTTATGTGAAGTAGTTCCCAGTGATGATCGCAATGTCGATCGGTTTAATGGGATTGGGGTATGTGCTGCTAATTACCTAGAGAGTTATTTGCTTGCAAAAGCCCCAACCATTCTGGCATTTTCTTCTGGAAGAACATTGCGAGCAATGGTGGAACAGATTCCAGCAATGAATCAACCTCAGCATAAAATTATCTCCATTATCGGCAACCTGTCTCACTATGGGCGTGCGGGTCGTCATGAAGTTGTGATGCACCTCTCCGATCGCGTTGGTTCTCAAGCTTATCCTGTCCCCACTCCGGTTGTTGCGACCAGCATTGAAGAACGGCAGCTACTACAGACACAGCGATCGTTTATTACCGTAAAGACCTTAGCAGAGCAAGCTAAAGCAACATTTGTTGGGATTAGCCATCTTGCCTGGAATGCCCCGCTCCATCAAGACGGCTTTATTAACGATGAAGAAGTTGCTAAATTGATTGAGCTGGGAGCAGTTGGAGAGATTGCAGGCTGGGCATATAATCGCGACGGAGTTTTATTACAAGAAGGAATCAATAGTCGAGTAGCTAGCGTTCCCTTGCAGCAACCAGCTCAGCGCCTGGTTATTGGTGTAGCAGGTAGTGAAAAAAAGGCAGAAGCCATTCTAGCCGCTATGCGTGGCAAGCTCATTACAGGGTTGGTCACTGACAAAGCGGTTGCTGAAGCAATTCTTGCCAAAGTGTAA
- a CDS encoding SDR family oxidoreductase produces the protein MTASATYSFEGKTILITGGAGDIGKATAQRFAANGAGVVLLDLNETKMAEVVQDLKEYNVPLVAFHCDVTLADSVAKAFSGAVAQVGQIDYVFNNAGYQGAFAKTEDYPEDDFQKVIDINVVGVFHVLKAAAQQLRDSGGGAGTYPCSRAIVNMASHAGVDGPPNMLAYAASKFAVIGMTQTAAKDLAPYGIRVNSLSPSLIGPGVMWTRQTELQAAVGSQYFDADPKVVEQQMIDSVPMRRLGSLEEVANGVAFLMSDEASYITGFNLDITGGQ, from the coding sequence GTGACGGCAAGCGCAACTTATTCGTTTGAGGGAAAAACTATCTTAATTACAGGGGGTGCTGGAGATATTGGAAAAGCAACGGCACAACGCTTTGCAGCTAATGGTGCTGGAGTAGTTCTGCTGGATTTAAATGAAACCAAAATGGCAGAGGTAGTGCAGGACTTAAAGGAGTACAATGTCCCCCTTGTTGCATTTCACTGTGATGTGACGCTTGCAGACAGCGTGGCAAAAGCATTTTCTGGTGCTGTAGCGCAGGTTGGACAGATTGACTACGTCTTCAATAATGCTGGCTACCAAGGAGCATTTGCCAAAACTGAGGACTATCCAGAGGATGATTTTCAAAAGGTGATTGATATCAATGTCGTTGGCGTTTTTCACGTTCTAAAAGCTGCCGCTCAGCAGCTCCGCGATTCAGGCGGCGGCGCGGGCACGTACCCGTGTAGCAGAGCTATCGTCAACATGGCGAGCCATGCAGGAGTTGATGGACCTCCGAATATGCTGGCATATGCAGCTTCCAAGTTTGCAGTGATTGGCATGACTCAAACTGCTGCAAAGGATTTAGCACCTTACGGAATTCGAGTGAATTCTCTCTCACCTTCACTGATTGGACCAGGTGTAATGTGGACACGGCAAACTGAATTGCAGGCAGCAGTAGGTTCTCAGTATTTTGATGCAGACCCTAAAGTTGTAGAACAACAAATGATTGATTCAGTGCCAATGCGCCGTCTGGGCAGTTTAGAAGAGGTTGCCAACGGAGTTGCTTTTCTCATGAGTGATGAAGCAAGTTACATTACAGGATTTAACCTGGACATTACGGGAGGTCAATAG
- a CDS encoding sugar ABC transporter substrate-binding protein: MRTPRFAKIIVVFLIGMMLTQLLHACSSGSRAAEKTRLTIATVNNGDMVIMQELSSHFEKANPDIQLRWVVLEENVLRQRVTTDVASQGGQFDVLTIGSYETPIWARRDWLRSLNLPASYDVNDLLKPIREGLSNDGKLYAVPFYGESSMLYYRKDLFQKAGITVPEQPTYPQIKEWASKVHDPKNGVYGVCLRGKPGWGENMGFISTLVNTYGGQWFDMKWNPTINTPAWKEAINYYVDLMQNYGPPGASSNGFNENLALFSTGKCGMWVDATVAAGLLSNPKESKVYDKLGFARAPIEKYPNGSNWLWAWALAVPKTSKSPEAAERFIAWATSKEYIQLVADQNGWVAVPPGTRTSTYQNPNYQKAAPFASIVLRSIQSADVTRPAAQPTPYKGIQYVDIPEFQAIGSSTGQTIAAALTRSTSVDQALQQSQSTTERFMRHTGYIQ; the protein is encoded by the coding sequence ATGCGCACACCTCGCTTCGCCAAAATCATCGTTGTGTTCCTGATTGGCATGATGTTGACGCAACTGTTGCATGCTTGTTCATCAGGTTCGCGAGCGGCAGAAAAAACAAGACTCACGATCGCCACAGTCAATAATGGCGACATGGTGATCATGCAGGAGCTTTCCAGTCACTTTGAGAAAGCTAACCCCGATATTCAACTGAGATGGGTAGTGTTGGAAGAAAATGTATTGCGCCAGCGGGTCACGACTGATGTTGCGAGCCAAGGTGGGCAATTTGATGTTTTGACGATCGGTTCTTATGAGACACCGATCTGGGCAAGACGCGATTGGCTAAGATCCTTAAATCTGCCTGCTAGCTATGATGTAAACGACCTGTTGAAACCCATTCGAGAAGGGCTTTCCAATGACGGCAAACTCTATGCTGTGCCGTTCTATGGCGAAAGTTCGATGCTTTATTACCGCAAGGATTTATTTCAAAAAGCAGGAATTACAGTTCCTGAACAGCCCACCTATCCTCAAATTAAAGAGTGGGCAAGTAAAGTTCATGATCCCAAAAATGGGGTTTATGGCGTGTGCTTACGGGGTAAACCGGGTTGGGGTGAAAATATGGGATTCATTTCAACGCTCGTGAATACCTATGGTGGTCAATGGTTTGACATGAAATGGAATCCGACGATTAATACACCCGCTTGGAAAGAAGCGATCAACTACTATGTGGATCTGATGCAGAACTATGGTCCCCCTGGCGCAAGTTCTAATGGATTCAATGAAAATTTAGCCTTGTTCTCAACGGGCAAGTGCGGAATGTGGGTTGATGCAACCGTTGCGGCGGGACTACTCTCGAACCCGAAAGAGTCCAAGGTATATGACAAGCTGGGTTTTGCTCGTGCGCCGATCGAGAAATACCCTAATGGTTCAAACTGGCTCTGGGCATGGGCTTTAGCAGTTCCTAAAACCTCGAAATCACCAGAAGCAGCAGAACGATTTATTGCTTGGGCCACCTCGAAGGAGTATATCCAGCTGGTCGCTGACCAAAATGGTTGGGTTGCTGTACCACCGGGTACTCGCACTTCCACCTATCAGAATCCTAACTATCAAAAAGCCGCTCCTTTTGCCTCGATCGTGCTGCGTTCTATCCAATCTGCTGATGTTACCCGTCCGGCTGCTCAACCAACGCCCTATAAAGGCATTCAGTATGTGGATATTCCAGAATTTCAGGCGATTGGATCATCGACTGGGCAGACGATCGCGGCTGCGCTGACCCGTAGTACCTCTGTCGATCAAGCGTTGCAACAATCCCAAAGCACAACGGAACGCTTCATGAGACATACAGGCTACATCCAGTAG
- a CDS encoding sugar ABC transporter permease: MSSIVVERHPETQPPRQRTHRQASTLPLIAPSVIALLLWMIVPLVMTIWFSFQRYNLLNPDAQKFIGIENFTFILSDAGFWISIGTTIVLVVAVLAITIGLGTLLAVLFDQDFPGQGIARVLAISPFFVMPTVSALVWKNMLMHPVNGLFAQITRGLGLGAIDWFANFPLLAIIIIVSWEWLPFALLILLTAIQSLDHEQLEAARMDGANAIALFRFVMLPHLSRAIAVVAMIETIFFLTIFAEIFVTTGGGPGLATTNLAYYIFLKALLEFDVGGASAGGLIAVILANIVAIFLLRSVARNLDT; the protein is encoded by the coding sequence ATGTCTTCAATAGTTGTAGAACGTCACCCCGAAACACAACCCCCTAGACAGCGAACTCATCGTCAGGCATCAACCTTACCGCTAATTGCGCCTTCCGTCATTGCTCTGCTGCTCTGGATGATTGTGCCGCTGGTGATGACCATCTGGTTTTCTTTCCAGCGATATAACTTATTAAATCCCGATGCACAGAAATTCATTGGAATTGAGAATTTCACCTTTATCCTAAGTGATGCGGGCTTCTGGATTTCGATTGGAACTACGATCGTTCTCGTCGTTGCAGTTTTGGCGATTACGATCGGTCTCGGTACATTACTCGCCGTCCTGTTTGACCAAGACTTTCCCGGTCAGGGAATTGCGCGGGTACTTGCTATCTCTCCCTTCTTTGTCATGCCCACAGTCAGTGCATTGGTTTGGAAGAATATGCTAATGCACCCAGTCAATGGGCTGTTTGCTCAGATTACAAGAGGGTTGGGCTTAGGCGCGATCGATTGGTTCGCTAACTTTCCATTGCTAGCAATCATCATCATTGTGTCGTGGGAGTGGTTACCCTTTGCATTGTTGATCTTATTGACAGCGATTCAGTCACTTGATCACGAACAGCTAGAAGCGGCTCGAATGGATGGTGCAAATGCGATCGCTCTGTTTCGGTTTGTAATGTTACCACACCTCAGTCGTGCGATCGCCGTAGTGGCAATGATTGAGACGATCTTCTTCCTCACCATCTTTGCGGAAATTTTCGTAACGACTGGAGGTGGTCCTGGTTTAGCAACAACTAACTTAGCTTATTACATCTTCCTGAAAGCACTCCTGGAATTTGATGTGGGCGGTGCTTCAGCGGGTGGCTTGATTGCCGTAATTCTGGCAAACATCGTCGCAATCTTCTTGTTGCGGAGTGTGGCTCGTAATTTGGATACTTAA
- a CDS encoding carbohydrate ABC transporter permease — translation MARKNSRKWLWAVLGWLAALLLFFPILWMFITSFKTEVAAVATPPQLFFQPTLENYATIQDRANYANYAFNSIAVSLGSTILALLLAIPAAYAMAFFPTKRTKTTLTWMLSTKMLPSVGVLVPIYILCRNAGLLDTRLALIIIYTLSNLPIVVWMIYSFFKDVPKEILEADRMDGASTQQELRHVLLPLALPGIASTALLSIILSWNEAFWSLNLTTSDAAPLTAFIASFSSPQGLFWAKLSAASTLAIAPILIFGWLSQRQLVRGLTFGAVK, via the coding sequence ATGGCACGTAAAAATTCTCGTAAATGGCTGTGGGCAGTGCTTGGCTGGTTAGCTGCTTTACTCCTGTTTTTCCCAATCCTCTGGATGTTCATCACGAGCTTCAAAACAGAAGTTGCTGCGGTTGCCACACCGCCTCAATTATTCTTCCAGCCAACATTGGAAAACTATGCAACGATTCAGGATCGAGCGAATTATGCCAATTATGCGTTTAATAGCATAGCAGTTTCCCTCGGTTCAACAATCCTTGCACTGCTGCTTGCTATCCCTGCTGCCTATGCGATGGCATTCTTCCCAACCAAGCGCACCAAGACAACCTTAACCTGGATGTTGTCCACCAAAATGCTACCGTCTGTTGGTGTCCTGGTTCCCATCTACATCCTGTGCCGAAATGCTGGACTGCTAGACACTCGCCTTGCCTTAATTATTATCTACACATTGAGCAATTTACCGATCGTGGTTTGGATGATCTATAGCTTCTTCAAGGATGTCCCAAAAGAGATTCTAGAAGCCGATCGCATGGATGGCGCAAGCACCCAACAAGAGCTTCGTCATGTATTGCTCCCATTAGCATTACCGGGAATTGCTTCTACTGCACTGCTGTCCATTATTCTGTCCTGGAACGAAGCCTTCTGGAGTTTGAATCTAACCACATCTGATGCAGCTCCACTCACTGCATTTATTGCCTCATTCTCCAGCCCGCAGGGATTGTTCTGGGCAAAACTTTCTGCTGCATCAACATTAGCGATCGCACCCATTCTCATCTTTGGTTGGTTGAGCCAACGACAGTTAGTTCGAGGTCTCACCTTTGGTGCCGTCAAATAG
- the ugpC gene encoding sn-glycerol-3-phosphate ABC transporter ATP-binding protein UgpC translates to MSTVTLRNIHKRYTDTEVIKGVDLDIHDREFVVFVGPSGCGKSTLLRMIAGLEEISSGDLFIDEQRVNDVPPDKRGLAMVFQTYALYPHMTVAENMAFSLRLSGMPKARRLERARDVARILQLEPLLNRKPKELSGGQRQRVAIGRALVRNPKVFLFDEPLSNLDAALRVQMRLELSSLHDSLQSTMIYVTHDQVEAMTLADKIVVLQGGIVEQVGSPLELYHHPRNLFVAGFIGSPKMNFLPVTVSAVNDSGTTVQLPGGTRVTIPVRPGSLSTGDSATLGIRPEHLGLDHNNPTLTGEVLVVEQLGGETFLYVRIAGGDTLVVQTDGDNPSRTHDRAFIQVNGELCHLFNQNGEAVPKARRHHLTLDDSHEPQYQNRISHQAE, encoded by the coding sequence ATGTCTACAGTTACTTTAAGAAATATCCATAAACGGTACACCGATACTGAAGTCATCAAGGGCGTTGATCTAGACATTCACGATCGTGAGTTTGTTGTGTTCGTCGGTCCCTCTGGCTGCGGAAAATCAACGTTACTTCGGATGATTGCGGGATTGGAAGAAATCTCCTCTGGCGATCTGTTCATCGATGAACAACGAGTGAATGATGTGCCGCCGGACAAGCGCGGATTGGCAATGGTGTTCCAGACCTATGCGCTCTATCCCCACATGACAGTGGCAGAAAATATGGCATTCAGTCTACGGCTCTCTGGTATGCCAAAAGCGCGACGACTGGAACGGGCGCGAGATGTTGCTCGTATCCTTCAATTAGAACCCCTCTTGAACCGGAAACCGAAAGAGCTATCGGGTGGTCAACGTCAACGGGTAGCGATCGGTCGGGCACTCGTTCGGAATCCGAAGGTGTTTTTGTTTGATGAACCCTTGTCAAACTTAGATGCAGCTTTGCGAGTGCAGATGCGGCTGGAGCTATCGAGCTTACACGATAGCTTGCAATCTACAATGATTTATGTCACGCACGATCAGGTAGAAGCGATGACGCTTGCCGATAAGATTGTTGTATTGCAGGGCGGCATTGTGGAACAGGTAGGGTCGCCACTGGAACTCTATCATCATCCCCGGAATCTATTCGTGGCTGGATTTATTGGTTCACCTAAAATGAACTTTCTCCCAGTTACAGTATCAGCCGTCAATGATTCCGGTACAACAGTTCAACTTCCAGGCGGTACTCGCGTCACAATTCCAGTTAGACCTGGAAGCCTCTCCACTGGAGATAGCGCAACCTTAGGAATTCGACCAGAGCATTTAGGACTGGATCACAACAATCCAACCTTAACAGGTGAGGTACTTGTGGTAGAACAACTGGGTGGAGAAACATTTCTCTATGTCAGGATTGCTGGCGGTGACACATTGGTTGTGCAAACTGATGGTGACAATCCTAGTCGTACACACGATCGCGCATTTATCCAGGTGAATGGCGAACTTTGCCATCTGTTCAATCAAAACGGTGAGGCTGTTCCCAAGGCTCGTCGTCACCATTTAACACTGGATGACTCCCATGAACCACAATATCAAAACAGAATCAGCCATCAAGCTGAATGA
- a CDS encoding mannitol dehydrogenase family protein — protein sequence MNHNIKTESAIKLNEASLDRLTSDVRIPQYDRHQITNGIIHIGVGGFHRTHQALYLDDYFHQHPNSDWGICGVGLLDFDHRMRDALKSQDCLYTLVERSPESDNARVIGSITQYLFAPENRQAVIDALAHPQCRIVTLTITEGGYYYIEGSGDFDVNHPTIQHDLQHPDEPIGVYGFLIAALDQRRKQGLAPFTVLSCDNLQGNGNIVKKMLTTFAEMRDPELGRWIADHVAFPNCMVDRITPATTPSDIEMVRHQFGIEDAFPAVAEPFLQWVIEDNFCSGRPELEVVGVQFTNNVHPYEMMKIRLLNASHLLIGYLGTLMGYSYVHETMADRLIRQAVEQLMEEVTSTLQPVPGIDLDNYKKTLIERFANPKIRDQLPRLCLNSSAKLPKWVLSSLREKLQQGGSIDYLSLTIAAWFRYLNRQDDQKKPISIDDPMADALTQRAQAGGSNPSSLLRLSELFGDLPQSLRFVETVTNHLRNLYDVGAKETLIGLLQVHIMR from the coding sequence ATGAACCACAATATCAAAACAGAATCAGCCATCAAGCTGAATGAAGCATCTCTTGATCGTTTAACGAGTGATGTTCGCATTCCCCAATATGATCGTCATCAAATCACAAATGGAATTATCCACATTGGTGTAGGCGGATTTCATCGAACCCATCAAGCGCTCTATCTTGACGATTACTTTCACCAGCATCCCAACAGTGATTGGGGCATTTGTGGAGTTGGCTTGCTGGATTTCGATCATCGGATGCGAGATGCTTTGAAGTCACAAGATTGCTTATACACCTTAGTAGAGCGATCGCCCGAAAGCGATAATGCTAGGGTCATTGGTTCTATTACACAGTACCTATTCGCACCAGAGAATCGGCAAGCTGTGATTGATGCATTAGCCCATCCCCAATGCCGTATTGTGACACTCACGATTACAGAAGGAGGCTACTACTATATCGAGGGCAGCGGTGATTTTGATGTCAATCACCCAACGATTCAGCATGATTTACAACATCCAGATGAACCCATTGGTGTATATGGCTTTTTGATTGCTGCATTAGATCAGCGTCGTAAACAGGGATTAGCGCCCTTTACTGTCCTGTCTTGTGATAACTTGCAGGGGAACGGCAATATTGTCAAAAAAATGCTAACGACTTTCGCAGAAATGCGCGATCCAGAGTTAGGTCGTTGGATTGCTGACCATGTTGCCTTTCCAAACTGTATGGTCGATCGCATTACTCCCGCTACCACTCCATCGGATATCGAAATGGTTCGGCACCAGTTTGGCATTGAGGATGCTTTTCCAGCCGTTGCCGAACCTTTTCTTCAGTGGGTGATCGAAGATAACTTCTGTTCAGGTAGACCAGAACTCGAAGTGGTGGGCGTTCAATTTACGAATAATGTTCATCCTTACGAGATGATGAAAATCCGCCTGCTCAACGCTAGCCATCTGCTCATTGGCTACCTAGGCACACTGATGGGCTACTCCTATGTCCATGAAACGATGGCAGATCGGTTAATTCGACAAGCAGTTGAACAGTTGATGGAGGAAGTGACGTCCACCCTTCAGCCTGTTCCTGGAATTGATTTGGACAACTATAAAAAGACGTTGATTGAGCGATTTGCAAATCCCAAAATCCGAGATCAGCTTCCACGCTTGTGTCTCAATAGTTCAGCTAAGTTACCTAAGTGGGTGCTCAGTTCACTGCGGGAGAAACTACAGCAGGGTGGATCAATTGACTATTTAAGTTTGACGATCGCTGCTTGGTTCCGCTATTTAAATAGGCAGGATGACCAGAAGAAGCCAATTTCAATTGATGATCCAATGGCAGATGCTCTAACTCAACGTGCCCAAGCAGGCGGTTCCAACCCCAGTAGCCTCCTCAGGTTATCTGAACTTTTTGGCGATCTCCCACAGTCTTTGCGTTTCGTTGAGACAGTCACGAATCATCTCCGCAATCTATATGACGTCGGAGCAAAAGAAACCTTAATAGGGCTGCTTCAAGTTCATATTATGAGGTGA
- a CDS encoding pentapeptide repeat-containing protein — MLWLVAWGFVAEWWDLMYPELSIQNRSYFVQQPSSPPPKPVPLSQSRTKLTRLNNKIESPSAVRLRWMHGAGKRLFGLLWRTFFKSSDCSALPTHIAGDVPFHLLQQGQIQAWNRWMSQRNFPQLSNTIDLSGTDLSRANLRGAYLFNANLSGADLSRANLQGAYLFNTNFSGADLSEANLRGADLSEANLSEANLSRANLSGADLNGANLKGAGLDGVIVESTFW, encoded by the coding sequence ATGCTTTGGCTAGTGGCTTGGGGATTTGTAGCTGAGTGGTGGGATTTGATGTATCCTGAACTGTCCATCCAGAACCGAAGCTATTTTGTGCAGCAACCCTCCTCGCCGCCGCCTAAACCAGTTCCTCTTTCTCAGTCTCGAACGAAATTAACCCGCTTGAACAATAAGATTGAATCACCCAGCGCTGTTCGATTGCGCTGGATGCATGGGGCGGGAAAAAGGCTGTTTGGTCTACTCTGGAGGACTTTCTTTAAGTCCTCAGATTGCTCTGCGCTTCCGACTCATATTGCAGGGGATGTGCCTTTTCACCTGTTGCAGCAAGGACAAATTCAAGCTTGGAACAGATGGATGAGCCAACGCAACTTCCCCCAGCTGAGCAACACTATCGACCTCAGCGGTACCGATCTCAGCAGAGCTAATCTCCGGGGTGCCTACCTCTTCAATGCCAACCTCAGCGGTGCCGACCTCAGCAGGGCTAATCTCCAGGGTGCTTACCTCTTCAATACTAACTTCAGCGGCGCCGACCTCAGCGAAGCTAATCTCCGGGGTGCCGATCTCAGCGAAGCCAATCTCAGCGAAGCCAATCTCAGCAGGGCTAACCTCAGCGGTGCCGATCTCAACGGCGCGAATCTCAAGGGTGCTGGTCTCGATGGTGTAATCGTAGAGAGCACTTTTTGGTGA